The Anaerolineae bacterium nucleotide sequence ACCGTCGTCTCCGGCGTGATGCCAATCCGCGATGCCAGCGCCTCAAATCCCTGTCGATCTAGGTAATCGCGCCGGACAGGATCGTTCAGGTCAGCCGTCCAGTCCACTTCTACCGCCCCGGGGATATGCCCGGAAGGATATAGCAGAGGGTCTTCATTCGATTCGACAATGCGCACCGCCTGGTCCTGCAGATGGGCGGCCACCCACTCCGTAGAAACCAGCACCTCCGGGTGTGCATAACCGCGTGCATCGATGGTAGTCATCGGTCACTCTCCTCAACTGCAACATGACGATCGTCAATAATTTATATCAAATTTATCTTCTTTTCTCCGAAAATTCAACCGCTTCAGGTATAATGACCAGCTGCGTCTGCCCACCGCCACCACCGGCGCAGCCGGGTCGCACTGGCACTGGCACGGAGCTTATCGCTACAATCTGGCTCATGAAGACTGCAGACCCTTTTTCGACCCTACTACGTCGGTTGCCGTTGCTGCTGACCGCGCCTGTCCTGCTGATTCTCAGCAGCCTGGCCTGTAACCTGGGCAGCGCTCCACCGCCGACCGTCCCTCCCAGCCTGCCCACCAGCACACCTCAGGCCACCATTGGCATCAGCACCCAGGTTCCCATCGATCTACCGGGCGGCATTCAGGCCGAAGCACCCCCTGACCCTGGTTTGGATAGCCTGCTGCAGCAGGTGGATGCTGGACGTCTGATGCAGCATGTGCAAACGCTGTACGGCTTCCAGACGCGCTATGTCAATTCCGCTCAGAATGACCCTGCCCGTGGCATTGGCGCCGCCCGCCAGTACATCCACGACACCTTTGTCTCCTACAGCACGCTGGCGGGAGGACGCCTGACCGTCTGGGATCACCCGTTCACGGTCAGCTGGCAGGAACAGCAAAGCCTGCAGCATAATGTCGTAGCCACGTTGCAGGGCACGGAAAGCGGCGCAGGTGTGATTATCGTCGGCGCGCACTATGACAGCACGGCGAATGACGTCGACCCGGTCATTTCCGCCCCCGGTGCGGATGACAACGCGACCGGTGTCGCCGCCCTGCTGGAGATCGCCCGCCTGCTGGCCCAGAAGCCCCAGCGGGCGACGATCATGTTCGTGGCCTTCTCGGCGGAAGAAGTCGGGCGCCTTGGCAGCATCCGTTTCATCGATGACTACCTCAAGCCTTACAACATCGATGTACGCGCCGTCATCACGCTGGATACCATCGGCAACATCAACGGTCCCAATAACGAGGTTAACGACCGGCAGATTCGTGTCTTCTCCGACGACACGGCTGACTCTCCCTCCCGCCAGTTGAGCCGGGTGATGAACCTGATTGCCACAACCTATGTGCCTGACCTGCAGGTGGTGGTACAGGCTGCCGGTGACCGTGAAGGCCGCTGGGGCGACCATATGAGCTTCACCGCGCGGGGGTATCCGGCCATTCGCATCATCGAGGCCATTCAGGACCCGTCCCGCCAGAACAATTCGCGGGATACCATCGAGTACGTGAACCCGGCCTACCTGACACGCTCCACCAGAATCGCGCTGGCCACCGTTGCTGTGCTGGCTGACGGCCTGCAGCCGCCTCAGAACATCAGCCTGCGCCAGAACGCCAGCGATCCTTCCAGCAATACGCTGGTCTGGTCACCGGTTCAGGGGGCCAGCGGGTATGTGCTGGCCCTGCGCCAGCCGAACGCGCTGACCCACAACCAGATTCTGACGGTTAGCGGCAACTCCCTGACATGGGGAGGCTTCACCCCGGAACGCTTTGAGACCGTAGCCATTGCCGCCATCGACGAAAGCGGGCGCTGGGGGCCATTCAGCCGCGAATACCGGCTTGCCCAGTGAGCCGCCAGCGGGCGGCAACTGAAAGGGATTGAGGATCTGTATGCCTGAGAACGAACGAGAATTGATCCGCTTTGGGACGGTCGGCAGCCCACAGACTACCCCCGCCAGCGGCACTCCCGCCGCTATTGAACACAGTCGCATCCTGGGGCTGGATCACCTAGAGATCGCCTGGGTACGCAGCGTCAGCGCCAGCGAAAAAACTTGCGCCGAGATCAGGGCCGCCGCCGAAACTCACCGGATCAGCCTGAGTGTACACGCGCCGTACTTTATTAACCTCAACAGCCAGACTGCCGATCTGATGGCCAAATCAGACGAACGCCTGCTCAAAGCCGCCCGGACAGGCTTTCTGGCCGGCGCACGGGATATTGTCTTTCACCCCGGCAGCTATCATGATCAGCCGGCGGAACAGGTCTATGAGCGCATCAAGCAAAAACTGCTGGAAATCCGGGGCATCCTGGATGAAGAAGGGGTCGAGGTGATCCTGCGCCCGGAGACCACCGGTAAGACGGCCATGTTCGGCTCACTGGACGAGTTACTGCAACTC carries:
- a CDS encoding M20/M25/M40 family metallo-hydrolase; translation: MKTADPFSTLLRRLPLLLTAPVLLILSSLACNLGSAPPPTVPPSLPTSTPQATIGISTQVPIDLPGGIQAEAPPDPGLDSLLQQVDAGRLMQHVQTLYGFQTRYVNSAQNDPARGIGAARQYIHDTFVSYSTLAGGRLTVWDHPFTVSWQEQQSLQHNVVATLQGTESGAGVIIVGAHYDSTANDVDPVISAPGADDNATGVAALLEIARLLAQKPQRATIMFVAFSAEEVGRLGSIRFIDDYLKPYNIDVRAVITLDTIGNINGPNNEVNDRQIRVFSDDTADSPSRQLSRVMNLIATTYVPDLQVVVQAAGDREGRWGDHMSFTARGYPAIRIIEAIQDPSRQNNSRDTIEYVNPAYLTRSTRIALATVAVLADGLQPPQNISLRQNASDPSSNTLVWSPVQGASGYVLALRQPNALTHNQILTVSGNSLTWGGFTPERFETVAIAAIDESGRWGPFSREYRLAQ
- a CDS encoding TIM barrel protein, yielding MPENERELIRFGTVGSPQTTPASGTPAAIEHSRILGLDHLEIAWVRSVSASEKTCAEIRAAAETHRISLSVHAPYFINLNSQTADLMAKSDERLLKAARTGFLAGARDIVFHPGSYHDQPAEQVYERIKQKLLEIRGILDEEGVEVILRPETTGKTAMFGSLDELLQLSNEVPGVLPCIDWAHLHARQGDGSFNSYDEFVEALKKVQAALGEAGLKRLHCHLSGIEYTSKGEQRHLPLNQADIRYRELLQALIDLGAEGVIATEAPEPFHVADCLTIQATYRHILSGGEIHRDL